TTGCCGACATTCTACTCGCACTGGTTGATCCAAGGGTCAGACTCAGTTAACAGGAGGGCTTCGAGATGGCCGAGACAAAGAACAATCAAAAGATAGAATTTGAAGAAAAATACCTGACAAGAGGTCAATTAATCTGGAGGGCATTTTTGAGACATAGACCCGGTGTGATTGCACTTTGTATTTTGATTGCATTGTATATTTTAGCTATCTTCGCTGACTTTTTTTCTCCATACAATCCCATAGAGCAATCACTCAAACATACCTATGCACCACCGACTAAAATACACAGAATGTACAAAAGTACAAAAACAAAACCCTATGTGTTGCCGATGATATCTTATGTAGATAAGATAACCTACGAAAGAACTTACAAAGAGATGCTTTTTCCAAGCAAGCTTGTACTGGAAAAACCCGATGGTTCTGTTGTTACTTATGAACTCGGAAAAGATGGTGTTGAAAGTTTTAAATTCTCTGTGAACTCAGTGGAGAGCATAAAGATAGATGGCCAGTGGTATGATGTCAAAAAATCACCCAGGACAACGGATTATTTCCTTTTTGACTACAACGAAGATACACTTTTAAAGGGATCAAGTAGAATGGAAACTACCTCCGCAGTAGCACAAGAAATGTATTTCAAAAGTTATTCATCGAAATTCGGTCTGACCAGTGAATATCAAATAGAGGCAGTTGCTGTTACTGAATCACTCGATACGATTGTGGTGAAAAAAGATGGAAAATTTGAAATGTTGAAAGCAAAGGTTATCGATTATGAATATAAGATATACCCCGTGAAATGGTTTGTGAAAAGTTGGACTGGTAAATTGTTTTGGATTTTTCCAATGAAGGTTCATTTGTTTGGTGTGGACAATTATGATAATAACCAATATGTCAAATTTTTCATCTTGGGTTCGGATCTATATGGTAGGGATGTGTGGTCAAGGATAGTTTTTGCATCGAGGATCTCTCTATCTATTGGAATCATCGGAATGATCATTACTTTTGCCTTTGCGCTGTTGTTTGGTGGTATCTCTGGGTATTATGGCGGTTTGATCGACGAAGGACTGATGAGATTTGCTGAGATAATCATGTCGATACCGGGATTTTATCTGATGATCATGCTTCGTGCAATGCTTCCATTGGATTTACCTTCAACTCAGATATACATACTCTTGGTATTCATTTTGTCCTTCATAGGTTGGGCTGGTACATCTCGTGTCATCAGAGGAATGGTTCTCTCGATAAGACAAAGAGAATTTGTTGAAGCTGCTATTGCCATAGGATTGCCCAACAGTAAGGTCTTGGCAAGACATGTTCTTCCGAACACAGCGACTTATTTGATTGTGAATGCGACACTTAGAATACCTGGCTATATCCTTGGAGAAGCCGGTTTGAGTTTCTTGGGCCTTGGTATCAGAGAACCTTATGCATCTTGGGGTCTAATGCTTGCACAAGCTCAGGATGTCTATATCATGACAAAGGCTCCTTGGCTTTTGATACCTGGAATATTCATATTCATAACGGTGATATCTTTCAATTTTGTTGGAGATGCCTTAAGAGATGCTTTAGATCCAAGATCACTTGGATAAAAAAGGTGACCTAATGGTCACCTTTTTTATAGTTTTCAACAAATTTCTGAGAGATTTTTATGATGTCGCCTGCTCCAACGAAAAGATACACTGTGTTTTCCTGAGGATGAAAGGCATTTAGTAGATCTTCAAGTTTCGGAAAATATGTAGCTTTTTTGCCATAGTTCTCCAAACCTTCAACTATTACCCTTGCTGAAAGTTGAGGGATAATCTTCTCAAAGGCGCTGTAAACTTCTGTGACATATATTTCATCAGCATCTTTGAGTGCTTTTGCGAAATTTCCATCCTCACGCAACAAACGACTGTATCTATGTGGTTGAAAGATCACAATCTTCTTTTGCTCTGGAAAAATCTCTTCGGCAGCAGCGAGTAACGACTTTATTTCATCTGGTGTATGTGCATAATCATCAACAACATATGTTTTTTGCTCTTTGTTAAGGATAGTTATGTCAAAACGCCTACGAGTACTGACAAAATCCCTCAGTGCTTCTAACACTTTATTGGGATCATAACCAGCTGCCCAGAACAACGTTAAAACAGCCATGGCATTTAAAACGTTGTGTTCTCCCGGCAATCTCAAAATCAACTGATACTGCTTCCCATCGAGTCCAATCGTGGCTACCTGGTAAAGATCTTTTACGACTCTATTCACTAACTTACACGTGCCGTGCGTTTTTCCAAAGGTATAGTCACCAAGATGCGACGTATTTTTATCATCTGCAAAAGTGATAACAATTCTTCGTGTTTTACTCGAAAGCTCCTCAAAACATGATCTATAGAATTTTTCATCGTTATTGTAGTTTTCAAGATGATCTCCTCGAGCATTTGTAATGATCAGATAATCCGGACAGAAGCTTGAAAATTCTGGTTGACTCTCATCAAGTTCATAAACTATGGGGCCCTTACCTGAGCGGTAATTACCAAATTCCAGAGATCTGTGTACACCACCAAGGAAAACTGTCGGATCTTCTCCGAAGGTTTTAAGACAATGTGCAATCATAGCGGTAGTAGTGGTCTTACCATCTGAACCAGTCACTGCAAATTGAGTCATCCCATCAAGAATTTGTCTCAAAAACTCTGATCTACTAACGACCTTAACATTTTCTCTTCTTGCTCGAATTATTTCGGGGTTATCAGAATGAACCGCAGGGGTATGAACTACAAGATCAGGGTTGAGCCAATTGTCATAATCGTGCCCTATGAAAACGTGTATCCCAACTTTTTTCAAAATTTCTGTTTGTTCATTGTCGTATATGTCAGAACCATACACATCATTTCCACTGATTTTACAGTGTAAAGCTAAAGAACTCATACCAATACCACCGATTCCAACAAAATGAATTCTCATTTCAATTCCTCCAAAATGATTTTAGCGATTAACCCTGCTGGATTCTCCCTTTTTTGCATTTCCTTTCCAAGTGAAATGACATGGGAAAGTTTCTCTACAAGAACTTGAGACGTGAGATCTTTTTCCCTTGCCATTATTCCTCTACCGATTTTCTCGACGTACATAGCATTGAAGAGCTGATGGTTCCCCGCCGAACCCTCCCACGGTATCAACAAACCTGGGACCCCGTAATAGAGCATCTCACTAACGGCAATAGCACCAGCTCTGCTCACAACAGCCTTTGCTCCTTTCCACGCGCAGGCCATATCGTATATATAGTCAAAAGCTTGAACATTTTGATAAGCACTCAATCTATTAGTCCAGTTGCTGTCTCCCGTACTATGGACAAATCTCATCTGTTTCTCTGTCTGATAGACCTGTTCCATCAATCTGTTTATGAATTCACTTCCCCTGCTTCCACCTAATACAAGTATATAGTCTTCACCGAAACTATTTTGGGTACATTCCTTTATCCTTATCGGATTTCCCGTGACAACGATCTTTTTATGAACAGATTTTGGAAAATAGTTTGCACTTTCTTCAAATGCAACAAAAACCTTTTTTGCTTTCAAACTCAATGCTTTGTTTGCAAGTCCAGGTATTACATTTTGTTCTTGGACAAAAAATGGTATACGTTTCTTGCTACATACCCTTGCTACTGGATATGAAACGTACCCACCCGTCACAAATCCAAAATCACAACCTTCTATTCCCGAAGCTATGATACTCTCATTTTGGAATATTTTCAATAGTCTTGTGAAATTCGCTGGGTGAAATATTGGCCTTTTCAAACCCTTAAGATCGATAGTTATTATTTTGTATTCAGGATGTTCCTGCGGAATAACTTTACTTTCAAGACCTCTTTTTATACAAAAATAGGTCACATCTATCTTTCTAATCGCTGCAAGGCTTTCTAAGACTGCCAACGCTGGATAGAGATGGCCTCCTGTTCCTCCTCCTGCGGCTGCTATTCTCAATTTTCCTCACTTCCATGAGTTACGATGTTTATTACTATACCAAGGCCTGCTAACATCATCATGATTGAGCTACCTCCATAGCTGAGAAAAGGTAATGTCACACCAGTCACTGGTAGAGTCCCTGTCACAACTCCAAGATTAACCAGTACTTGAAGAATAATCAAAAATGAAAAACCAGTGATATAAGACGTAACAAATGCATCCTGAAATTTTTCAACAAACCTAAGCAAAATCGAGACCAATAAAAAGAATAAGGTGGTAATGATAATTATACCGATTATGCCAAACTCCTCACCTGCCGCCGCTAAAATGAAATCAGATACAATAGCTGGTATCGCCAATTTTACTTCACCCAACCCTACACCTTTACCAGCCCACCCACCTTCTCTCAGTGCCTGTATCGCCTTGGAGACTTGGTCAGGATGATCTCCTTGAAGAAATGTTCTCAGTCTCCATAATTGATAATCTTTCAACAAAAAACCCGTTTTCAGAGCAAGATAAAATAGCACGAAAATCAATAATACAGTCATAAAGACGTAAGCTCCACGTGTTCCATGTGAATACAGTAACAGGAGTACAAGAAAAAAAAGAATAAGAGATGTGCTTAAATCTGGCTCGATTAAAATCAAAATTATAAGCGGTGAACTTAGTAGCAAAGGTTTGAGAAAACCTCTGTAAAATTCTCTCATGTGCTCTTTGTTATGAGAAATATAAGTAGAGAGGGATATTATTAAAACGATCTTGGCAAACTCAGACGGTTGAAAGGTAAACCCAGCTAAAGTAATCCATCTGTTCGAGCCATTTATCTCTGGTAGGAAGAAAGGCATCAACAAAAGACCTATTGCCAAAAAATAATAAAACTGGGCAAATTTTATGTGTATTCTGTAGTCCATCATCATAGTCACAGTCATTAAAAATGCACCGATCAACAATTTCACGATGTGTGAATAAAATAAATTAGAAGAAGTACTACCAAAGACACTCATCTGAGACGCTATATCAAAACTCGCTATCAATATGAGACCGACAGATATCAAAATCGATACTATAAGAAGGATCGGTACAGCATTTGACAATTATCCCTCAGCCCCCATTAAAGATTTTACCACACGAACAAAATCGTCACCACGTTCTGAGTAATCTTTGTACAAATCAAAACTCGCCCCTGCCGGACTCAGAAGGACAACATCGCCTTCAACTCCCATCTCAAATGCATTATGAACGGCTTGCTCCATATTTTCGACAACAGTAAACGGGAGTTTTTCTGCTCGCAATATATTCTCTATCATCGATGTGATTTCTCCAAAGATATAAGTGTGCTTTACTTTGCTCTTCATTTGTTTGACCAAAGCGGAATAGTCCTCGTTCTTACTTTTACCAGATAAAATCAAAATAACATTCTTTCCAGCAAAATTCTCAAGAGCCGATATCGTTGCGGCGGCACTCGTTGCTTTTGAATCGTCTATAAAACTAATTCCTCTGATTTCTGCGACTAATTCCATTCTGTGTTTGGGTGGCTTGAAAGTCTCAAGTGCCTTTAAAACACTATCAGGTTCATAACCGAGTACCGAGAAAATTTTCAAAACTGCCGATAAGTTCTCAAGGTTTTGGCGAGTCAAAAGAGCAGAATTGCTTACAAAATAGTTCTTGCCATCATACTTGATATTTGATGAAGAACTATCAAAAAATAGAGGTTCAAAAGCGTGGTAGGTCAGATCGATATTTATGTTTTTCTTAATTAGCTCATCTGATCCATTGAAGATTTTGCAACTCGCAAATTCAAAGATCTTGAGCTTTGAATCAATATAGTGTTGTAATGTTGGATGCCAGTCTAAATGATTTGGCTCGATATTCAGCAGAACACCAATATCAATAGGAATTTTCTTAGACCAATACAGTTGAAAACTGCTGATCTCCAATACAACATACTCCGGATCAATGTCGAGTAGATTTGCGATTGGCTCTCCTATGTTTCCACATAAATAAGCACTCTTACCGTTACTCTTTAATACATGAAAGATCATATTGCAAGTTGTCGTTTTACCGTTAGAACCAGTCACAGCAATGACAACACGGGGCTTTTTCATGTTGAAAATTACATCAATGTCTGTCACAACTTTTTTAAGGCAATTCGCAATAACTGGATGATCATGCTTCACCGATGGGCTAACCACAACTATATCTGCTTTGCATATTTCTTCAGTATTCTTGCCTTCTTCAAACTGAACGTTCATATTCAATAGTTGCGATCTCTCATCTTCGCTCAGAATCCTTGTTTCGCTCACAAAGACTTCATGGCCAATCTTTCTAAGTTTGGCACACAGCGCTTTGTTTCCCACGCCATAGCCAACTAAAGCATAACGCAAGAAAATACCTCCCGTAGAGTTGATTATAAAACACTGTGGTTCAAAACCACAATGAAAAATGAAGAACGACAAATGTAATATCTGTTAACAAAACACAGAACATGATTTTTTGACTCAGCAACTCGGTAACCAATTTGACGACGATGACCGTTATTTTTCCATATAGGAAATGTGTTTGCTTGATATTAATGGTAGGGTATAATAAAGTTGTTAAAAGAAAGGGGGAAAGAAAATGGGAATTGTGGAAAAAATCATTGACAGCGGCATTGTAGCAGTTATCAGGGCAGATTCGCCTTCAAAAGCTGTAGAAATGTGCAGGGCTTGTAGAGAAGGCGGAATCGTTGCAATTGAAGTAACTTTCAGTGTGCCACACGCAGTTGAGGTTATTCAGCAAATAGACAAGGAAATGGGAGATCAAATTCTTCTCGGAGCTGGTACAGTACTCGACCCATACACAGCAAAGATAGCTATTGAGGCTGGAGCAAAGTACATAGTGGCTCCAAATCTCTCTGAAGAGACAGCTTTATTATGCAACAAACACAGAGTACCGTATATACCAGGAGTTTTAACACCAACAGAAATTGTGAAAGCTCTCGAATTAGGAGTGCCATTGATTAAACTATTCCCGGCTTCAGCGGTCGGCCCATCCTACATAAAAGCGATTCATGGACCACTTCCACAGGCAAAGATCATGCCAACAGGCGGTGTTGAGCTTGAAAACGTCAAAGAATGGATCAAGGCTGGTGCTGTAGCAGTTGGAATCGGTGGAGGATTGACAAAGGGCACCAAAGACCAGATTGTTGAAAAAGCGAAAAAATTTGTTCAGTTGGTTAAAGAAGCCAAAGAGGAAATTGCTGGGAGGTGATTTTTTATGAGAAAAAGCTGGATTTTTTTGGTTTTGCTCGTTGCTTTTAGTAGTTTTCTGTTGGCGGCTGATTACCCGAGAAAGTCTGTCACCATAATCTGTCCTTGGGGCGCAGGCGGTGGAACAGATAGACTTGCTCGCTTCTTAGCAGATGAACTGAGTAAGAAGTTTGGTCAACCATTTGTGGTTGTTAATAAAACTGGTGGAGGC
The DNA window shown above is from Thermotoga profunda AZM34c06 and carries:
- a CDS encoding ABC transporter permease; the protein is MAETKNNQKIEFEEKYLTRGQLIWRAFLRHRPGVIALCILIALYILAIFADFFSPYNPIEQSLKHTYAPPTKIHRMYKSTKTKPYVLPMISYVDKITYERTYKEMLFPSKLVLEKPDGSVVTYELGKDGVESFKFSVNSVESIKIDGQWYDVKKSPRTTDYFLFDYNEDTLLKGSSRMETTSAVAQEMYFKSYSSKFGLTSEYQIEAVAVTESLDTIVVKKDGKFEMLKAKVIDYEYKIYPVKWFVKSWTGKLFWIFPMKVHLFGVDNYDNNQYVKFFILGSDLYGRDVWSRIVFASRISLSIGIIGMIITFAFALLFGGISGYYGGLIDEGLMRFAEIIMSIPGFYLMIMLRAMLPLDLPSTQIYILLVFILSFIGWAGTSRVIRGMVLSIRQREFVEAAIAIGLPNSKVLARHVLPNTATYLIVNATLRIPGYILGEAGLSFLGLGIREPYASWGLMLAQAQDVYIMTKAPWLLIPGIFIFITVISFNFVGDALRDALDPRSLG
- the murC gene encoding UDP-N-acetylmuramate--L-alanine ligase — protein: MRIHFVGIGGIGMSSLALHCKISGNDVYGSDIYDNEQTEILKKVGIHVFIGHDYDNWLNPDLVVHTPAVHSDNPEIIRARRENVKVVSRSEFLRQILDGMTQFAVTGSDGKTTTTAMIAHCLKTFGEDPTVFLGGVHRSLEFGNYRSGKGPIVYELDESQPEFSSFCPDYLIITNARGDHLENYNNDEKFYRSCFEELSSKTRRIVITFADDKNTSHLGDYTFGKTHGTCKLVNRVVKDLYQVATIGLDGKQYQLILRLPGEHNVLNAMAVLTLFWAAGYDPNKVLEALRDFVSTRRRFDITILNKEQKTYVVDDYAHTPDEIKSLLAAAEEIFPEQKKIVIFQPHRYSRLLREDGNFAKALKDADEIYVTEVYSAFEKIIPQLSARVIVEGLENYGKKATYFPKLEDLLNAFHPQENTVYLFVGAGDIIKISQKFVENYKKGDH
- a CDS encoding UDP-N-acetylglucosamine--N-acetylmuramyl-(pentapeptide) pyrophosphoryl-undecaprenol N-acetylglucosamine transferase encodes the protein MRIAAAGGGTGGHLYPALAVLESLAAIRKIDVTYFCIKRGLESKVIPQEHPEYKIITIDLKGLKRPIFHPANFTRLLKIFQNESIIASGIEGCDFGFVTGGYVSYPVARVCSKKRIPFFVQEQNVIPGLANKALSLKAKKVFVAFEESANYFPKSVHKKIVVTGNPIRIKECTQNSFGEDYILVLGGSRGSEFINRLMEQVYQTEKQMRFVHSTGDSNWTNRLSAYQNVQAFDYIYDMACAWKGAKAVVSRAGAIAVSEMLYYGVPGLLIPWEGSAGNHQLFNAMYVEKIGRGIMAREKDLTSQVLVEKLSHVISLGKEMQKRENPAGLIAKIILEELK
- a CDS encoding FtsW/RodA/SpoVE family cell cycle protein, translating into MSNAVPILLIVSILISVGLILIASFDIASQMSVFGSTSSNLFYSHIVKLLIGAFLMTVTMMMDYRIHIKFAQFYYFLAIGLLLMPFFLPEINGSNRWITLAGFTFQPSEFAKIVLIISLSTYISHNKEHMREFYRGFLKPLLLSSPLIILILIEPDLSTSLILFFLVLLLLYSHGTRGAYVFMTVLLIFVLFYLALKTGFLLKDYQLWRLRTFLQGDHPDQVSKAIQALREGGWAGKGVGLGEVKLAIPAIVSDFILAAAGEEFGIIGIIIITTLFFLLVSILLRFVEKFQDAFVTSYITGFSFLIILQVLVNLGVVTGTLPVTGVTLPFLSYGGSSIMMMLAGLGIVINIVTHGSEEN
- the murD gene encoding UDP-N-acetylmuramoyl-L-alanine--D-glutamate ligase, translated to MRYALVGYGVGNKALCAKLRKIGHEVFVSETRILSEDERSQLLNMNVQFEEGKNTEEICKADIVVVSPSVKHDHPVIANCLKKVVTDIDVIFNMKKPRVVIAVTGSNGKTTTCNMIFHVLKSNGKSAYLCGNIGEPIANLLDIDPEYVVLEISSFQLYWSKKIPIDIGVLLNIEPNHLDWHPTLQHYIDSKLKIFEFASCKIFNGSDELIKKNINIDLTYHAFEPLFFDSSSSNIKYDGKNYFVSNSALLTRQNLENLSAVLKIFSVLGYEPDSVLKALETFKPPKHRMELVAEIRGISFIDDSKATSAAATISALENFAGKNVILILSGKSKNEDYSALVKQMKSKVKHTYIFGEITSMIENILRAEKLPFTVVENMEQAVHNAFEMGVEGDVVLLSPAGASFDLYKDYSERGDDFVRVVKSLMGAEG
- a CDS encoding bifunctional 2-keto-4-hydroxyglutarate aldolase/2-keto-3-deoxy-6-phosphogluconate aldolase; this encodes MGIVEKIIDSGIVAVIRADSPSKAVEMCRACREGGIVAIEVTFSVPHAVEVIQQIDKEMGDQILLGAGTVLDPYTAKIAIEAGAKYIVAPNLSEETALLCNKHRVPYIPGVLTPTEIVKALELGVPLIKLFPASAVGPSYIKAIHGPLPQAKIMPTGGVELENVKEWIKAGAVAVGIGGGLTKGTKDQIVEKAKKFVQLVKEAKEEIAGR